From Streptosporangium album, the proteins below share one genomic window:
- a CDS encoding heavy-metal-associated domain-containing protein translates to MSVSTYTVTGMTCGHCVSSVKEEVAEVPGVTEVDVDLASGRVDVSGASPDDAAIRAAIREAGYEVAV, encoded by the coding sequence ATGAGCGTGAGCACATACACGGTCACCGGCATGACCTGCGGCCACTGCGTGAGCTCGGTCAAGGAAGAGGTCGCCGAGGTTCCCGGCGTCACGGAGGTCGACGTCGATCTGGCGAGCGGCCGGGTGGACGTCTCCGGCGCCTCTCCCGACGATGCCGCCATCCGTGCCGCCATCAGGGAGGCCGGCTACGAGGTGGCCGTCTGA
- a CDS encoding ANTAR domain-containing protein, with the protein MMHIDPEVLVASLRRLQTTSASTGIVHQLEVVIERAVGYLMGKHDLTAAQAFTGLRKQARDSRRRVADLAAEVLGEGTGELL; encoded by the coding sequence ATGATGCATATCGACCCGGAAGTGCTGGTCGCAAGCCTGAGACGGCTCCAGACGACCTCTGCCTCGACAGGCATAGTCCATCAGCTTGAGGTGGTCATCGAGCGGGCCGTCGGCTACCTGATGGGCAAACACGATCTCACCGCGGCCCAGGCCTTCACCGGCCTGCGCAAGCAGGCCAGGGATAGCCGTCGCCGGGTGGCCGACCTCGCGGCCGAGGTGCTCGGTGAGGGAACCGGTGAATTGTTGTGA
- a CDS encoding phosphatase PAP2 family protein produces the protein MVRLLSHRDRQHSDRRLGARLTFAVAAVVVFSVPFILLLVFVVSSFAPLNDFDESVARQLHTQALADPGYTHFLNVATDALGPTTWRVLVVAVAIFLWVRGSRRVAVWAVVTITVSGLLNLAIKDIVNRARPVLPDPVSSAPGASFPSGHAMGVATCTFVLALILLPYLKGWTPRIVVWAVAAAFTLFVAYTRVALGVHWFSDVVAGMTLGVAVAAIALLRQRPVAGEHPVAREKITA, from the coding sequence ATGGTCAGGCTACTCAGTCATCGAGATCGTCAGCATTCGGACCGCCGCCTGGGCGCGCGGCTCACGTTCGCGGTGGCGGCCGTGGTGGTGTTCTCGGTGCCGTTCATCCTGCTGCTGGTGTTCGTGGTGTCCTCCTTCGCGCCGCTGAACGACTTCGACGAGAGCGTGGCCCGGCAGCTCCACACCCAGGCCCTGGCCGATCCCGGATACACCCACTTCCTCAATGTGGCCACAGACGCGCTCGGGCCGACGACGTGGCGCGTGCTGGTGGTGGCGGTGGCGATCTTTCTCTGGGTGCGGGGGTCGCGGCGCGTGGCGGTCTGGGCGGTCGTCACGATCACCGTCAGCGGCCTGCTGAACCTGGCCATCAAGGACATCGTCAACCGGGCTCGGCCCGTCCTGCCCGATCCGGTGTCGTCGGCCCCGGGCGCCTCGTTCCCCTCCGGGCACGCGATGGGCGTGGCGACATGCACCTTCGTCCTCGCGCTGATCCTGCTGCCCTACCTGAAGGGCTGGACCCCCCGCATCGTCGTCTGGGCCGTCGCGGCCGCCTTCACCCTCTTCGTCGCCTACACGCGGGTCGCGCTCGGCGTCCACTGGTTCAGCGACGTGGTCGCGGGGATGACTCTGGGCGTCGCGGTGGCCGCCATCGCCCTGCTGCGGCAACGCCCCGTGGCCGGAGAGCATCCCGTGGCGCGGGAGAAGATCACGGCATAG
- a CDS encoding universal stress protein, whose amino-acid sequence MYTQDGRPVVAGYDGSKASRQALQWAAGEARTRFVPLLVCHAWQWLYPIPPVSPETLEAVRRMGQHVLDTGVSLARSLAPRLEVMGKLEMGSPTVVLVSESSGAELVTVGPRGTGGFEELQIGSVAMQLAAHAYCPVAVVREPDRPATGRVVVAVEGGGPERSGIGVAFEEARLRQASLTAICLCPEDMGDTRQVATRFHSTVSVWEEKYPAVVVDTVVETRPPTAVLHSAAEHADLVVVNGRGENDPVELPLGLLPQSLLRGAPCTVIVIPDRMLALSSRSASRVPPG is encoded by the coding sequence ATGTATACACAAGACGGGCGGCCTGTGGTCGCTGGATACGACGGTTCGAAGGCAAGCAGGCAGGCTCTTCAGTGGGCGGCCGGCGAGGCCCGCACGCGATTCGTCCCGCTGCTCGTCTGCCACGCCTGGCAGTGGCTCTACCCCATACCTCCCGTCTCTCCTGAGACGCTGGAGGCCGTGCGGCGGATGGGCCAGCACGTGCTCGACACCGGAGTGAGCCTGGCACGCAGCCTGGCACCCCGGCTGGAGGTGATGGGGAAGCTGGAGATGGGGTCTCCTACGGTCGTCCTGGTCAGCGAGTCGTCCGGCGCGGAGCTGGTCACGGTGGGACCGCGCGGGACGGGTGGCTTCGAAGAACTGCAGATCGGCTCGGTCGCGATGCAGCTCGCCGCGCACGCCTACTGCCCGGTGGCCGTCGTGCGGGAGCCGGACCGGCCCGCCACGGGCCGCGTGGTGGTCGCCGTGGAAGGCGGCGGTCCGGAGCGTTCGGGGATCGGGGTGGCGTTCGAGGAGGCGAGGCTGCGGCAGGCGTCGCTGACGGCGATCTGTCTGTGCCCCGAGGACATGGGCGACACGCGGCAGGTGGCCACCCGCTTCCACAGCACCGTCTCGGTGTGGGAAGAGAAATATCCCGCCGTGGTGGTGGATACCGTGGTCGAGACACGGCCCCCCACGGCGGTGCTGCACAGTGCCGCCGAGCACGCGGACCTGGTGGTGGTCAACGGCCGCGGGGAGAACGACCCTGTCGAGCTGCCGCTCGGCCTGCTCCCCCAGTCGCTGCTGCGTGGGGCACCGTGCACGGTCATAGTGATTCCGGATCGGATGCTTGCATTGTCCTCCCGCTCAGCAAGTCGCGTTCCGCCCGGATGA
- a CDS encoding aldo/keto reductase, whose translation MTLIDTAEMYGDGRAEELVGEAIAGNRDEVFLVSKVLPQHATFSGTIAACEGSLRRLGTDRLDLYLLHWRAPRRWR comes from the coding sequence ATGACGCTGATCGACACCGCCGAGATGTACGGCGACGGCAGGGCTGAAGAACTCGTCGGCGAGGCGATCGCCGGCAACCGGGACGAGGTCTTCCTGGTCAGCAAGGTCCTGCCGCAGCATGCCACGTTCAGTGGCACGATCGCCGCCTGCGAGGGCAGCCTGCGCCGCCTCGGGACCGACCGGCTCGACCTCTACCTGCTGCACTGGCGGGCCCCGCGCCGCTGGAGATGA
- a CDS encoding LacI family DNA-binding transcriptional regulator, which translates to MSGPPVNTTVIRTRRFAEPVSPNDHGPRPRPTIRNVAERAGVSKSLVSLVLRGSPHVSEHRRQAVLQAARELGYRPNAVARSLVEGRTHLVGALVADLHNPFYAEFLDGLQESLHGDGLRLLIGNSQWDPAFEVEAVEAFLELRVDGLVLLGIAPTSETLIEATGYTPTVVVGERDIDLGGVDIVADDDQLGARLAIDHLVSLGHRRIAHIEGTRSSSGRFRCEGYLVAMRRHALAPYIMVEQGDCTEEGGAAAARSLLTRTPRPSAIFASNDAVAMGVLSAAAELGLRVPEDLSVIGYDNTHLSGTSAISLTTVDQPRRAMGRSAAALLSDRIGDPGKASRLRQVTPELVARRSTGPAKE; encoded by the coding sequence ATGTCAGGACCACCGGTCAACACCACCGTCATCCGAACCCGCCGGTTCGCCGAACCCGTCTCGCCGAATGACCACGGCCCACGTCCGCGGCCCACGATCCGCAACGTGGCCGAGCGAGCCGGTGTCTCCAAATCGCTGGTCTCGCTCGTTCTGCGCGGCTCGCCGCACGTGAGCGAGCATCGCCGGCAGGCCGTGCTCCAGGCGGCCAGAGAGCTCGGCTACCGGCCCAACGCGGTCGCACGCAGCCTGGTCGAAGGCCGCACACACCTGGTCGGGGCGCTCGTCGCCGACCTGCACAACCCTTTCTACGCCGAATTCCTGGACGGCCTGCAGGAGAGCCTGCACGGCGACGGCCTCCGGCTTCTCATCGGCAACAGCCAGTGGGATCCGGCCTTCGAGGTCGAGGCGGTCGAGGCGTTCCTGGAACTACGGGTGGACGGTCTCGTCCTGCTCGGCATAGCGCCCACCAGCGAGACGCTCATCGAGGCCACCGGCTACACGCCGACGGTCGTGGTGGGCGAGCGCGACATCGACCTCGGCGGCGTGGACATCGTCGCGGACGACGACCAGCTGGGCGCCCGCCTGGCCATCGACCATCTCGTCTCCCTCGGCCACCGCAGGATCGCCCACATCGAGGGCACCCGCTCCTCGTCCGGGCGGTTCCGCTGCGAGGGCTACCTGGTCGCGATGCGCAGGCACGCGCTGGCGCCGTACATCATGGTCGAGCAGGGTGACTGCACCGAGGAGGGCGGCGCGGCGGCGGCACGGAGCCTGCTCACCCGCACCCCCCGACCCAGCGCGATCTTCGCCTCCAACGACGCGGTCGCCATGGGCGTGCTCTCCGCGGCGGCCGAGCTGGGCCTGCGGGTGCCCGAGGACCTCTCCGTGATCGGATACGACAACACCCACCTCTCGGGGACCTCGGCGATCTCGCTGACAACCGTCGACCAGCCCCGCCGCGCCATGGGCCGCTCGGCCGCGGCCCTGCTCAGCGACCGGATCGGTGATCCCGGTAAGGCCTCGCGCCTGCGCCAGGTCACTCCCGAACTCGTCGCACGGCGCAGCACGGGCCCCGCCAAGGAGTGA
- a CDS encoding DUF2267 domain-containing protein yields MEYKKFVQAVMERTGLSREEAADLTRATLATLGDRLSAGEARHLAAELPDSLRESLSIQGGSERFGLHDTVMRVRKRTGLTVPEATGGVRAVLTTLRDAVPGEVFDHVMSQLPGEFREMAEQTT; encoded by the coding sequence GTGGAATACAAAAAGTTCGTCCAGGCGGTGATGGAGCGTACCGGTCTGTCGCGCGAGGAAGCTGCGGATCTCACCCGCGCGACGCTCGCAACGCTGGGGGACCGGCTGAGCGCGGGGGAGGCTCGCCATCTCGCAGCCGAGCTGCCCGACTCGCTGCGGGAGTCGCTCTCCATACAGGGCGGGAGCGAGCGCTTCGGACTCCACGACACCGTCATGCGGGTGCGCAAGCGGACCGGCCTGACCGTGCCGGAGGCCACCGGAGGCGTCCGGGCCGTCCTCACGACGCTGCGGGACGCCGTCCCCGGTGAGGTCTTCGACCATGTCATGTCGCAGCTTCCCGGCGAGTTCCGGGAGATGGCCGAGCAAACGACCTGA
- a CDS encoding beta-N-acetylhexosaminidase — MTDLLPHPAVFQPARGSFPLSPGASVSGPAELVDGVRPALAVLDLRPAETGAVVVERDVSLGAEAYTLEMTAEGVRITAGDRAGAFYAGQTLRQLLPDGAFRTVGKAGWTVPCGRVEDAPRFSWRGVHLDVARHFMPKREVLRMVDIMAVHKLNRLHLHLVDDQGWRVESRVAPRLHQVASHRPRTITSRRREDPVYDDVPHGGYYTLDDLAEIAAYARARAVTIVPEIDVPGHASAILAAYPSLDARATGGREPEPFGVLDRWGISPAILSPLPPTVDFLTAVIDEMLGALGETPYVHIGGDECVLDDWAAAPEIVAFQEELGLASLSDLHAWFLRRLADVLAERGSRAVVWDEAFVSGMLRPDTIVMPWRGMGVALRAAEAGYDVVQTPVSPLYFDYAEAASEDEPLAIGETTTVADVAAFDPAPESWTAGQRERVLGAQFQLWSEYLPDGRAVDYRAWPRGCALAEVAWSGSAGPGFDSRLEGHLGRLDAMGVEYRPAAGPRPWQRGGSGRRAHRPGAVSVEATMKRLEELTHLADSTRPSM; from the coding sequence ATGACTGACCTTCTGCCACACCCTGCCGTCTTTCAGCCTGCCCGTGGTTCCTTCCCGCTCTCGCCCGGCGCCTCCGTCTCCGGTCCCGCCGAACTCGTGGACGGAGTACGGCCGGCGCTGGCCGTACTCGACCTGCGGCCCGCGGAGACGGGGGCGGTCGTGGTGGAACGGGACGTGTCGCTGGGCGCGGAGGCGTACACGCTGGAGATGACGGCCGAGGGGGTGCGGATCACCGCCGGAGACCGTGCCGGGGCGTTCTACGCGGGCCAGACGCTACGGCAGCTCCTTCCCGACGGAGCGTTCCGGACGGTCGGGAAGGCCGGCTGGACCGTCCCGTGCGGCCGGGTGGAGGACGCCCCCCGGTTCTCCTGGCGCGGCGTGCACCTGGATGTGGCGCGGCACTTCATGCCCAAGCGCGAGGTGCTCCGGATGGTCGACATCATGGCCGTGCACAAGCTGAACCGGCTCCATCTGCACCTGGTGGACGACCAGGGGTGGCGGGTCGAGAGCCGGGTCGCCCCCAGGTTGCACCAGGTGGCCTCCCACCGGCCGCGCACGATCACCAGCCGCCGCAGGGAGGACCCCGTCTACGACGACGTGCCGCACGGCGGCTACTACACGCTGGACGACCTCGCCGAGATCGCCGCCTACGCCCGTGCCCGGGCGGTGACGATCGTGCCCGAGATCGACGTGCCGGGACACGCCTCGGCGATCCTCGCGGCCTACCCCTCGCTCGACGCGCGGGCCACCGGGGGCCGGGAACCCGAGCCGTTCGGCGTGCTGGACCGCTGGGGCATCTCCCCCGCGATCCTGTCCCCGCTCCCCCCGACGGTCGACTTCCTGACCGCGGTGATCGACGAGATGCTCGGTGCGCTGGGCGAGACGCCGTATGTGCACATCGGCGGGGACGAGTGCGTGCTCGACGACTGGGCCGCCGCACCGGAGATCGTCGCCTTCCAGGAGGAGCTCGGCCTTGCGAGCCTGAGCGACCTGCACGCCTGGTTCCTGCGCCGGCTGGCGGACGTGCTCGCCGAGCGGGGCAGCCGGGCGGTCGTCTGGGACGAGGCCTTCGTCAGCGGCATGCTGCGACCCGACACCATCGTGATGCCGTGGCGCGGAATGGGGGTGGCCCTGCGTGCGGCCGAGGCCGGGTACGACGTCGTGCAGACGCCGGTCTCCCCCCTCTACTTCGACTACGCCGAGGCCGCCTCCGAGGATGAGCCGCTCGCCATCGGCGAAACGACCACTGTGGCGGACGTCGCGGCCTTCGACCCGGCGCCGGAGTCCTGGACGGCCGGGCAGCGCGAGCGCGTGCTGGGGGCGCAGTTCCAGCTCTGGAGCGAGTATCTGCCGGACGGCCGGGCGGTGGACTACCGGGCCTGGCCCCGGGGCTGCGCGCTGGCCGAGGTCGCCTGGTCGGGCTCGGCCGGTCCCGGATTCGACTCCCGGCTCGAAGGACATCTGGGCCGCCTGGACGCGATGGGGGTGGAGTATCGCCCCGCTGCCGGCCCGCGCCCCTGGCAGCGTGGCGGCTCCGGTCGCCGCGCCCACCGCCCCGGGGCCGTCAGTGTGGAGGCGACCATGAAGCGCCTGGAGGAGCTGACCCACCTGGCGGACTCGACCCGGCCGAGCATGTGA
- a CDS encoding N-acetylmuramoyl-L-alanine amidase, translated as MTSKAFVAALALCGLSAAACGGAVNGATASSVRNDGPVSSATPQATHAASAATPAPAAGKSVPAEPLRGKVVVVDPGHNGLNYKYPSKINKQVDVLTQHKACDTTGTATDSGYSEAAFTWDVAQRLAKILKERGATVKLTRTSNSGVGPCITQRAAIGNKAKADAAISIHADGAPAAGHGFHVIMPKKIGGPVDPVVGKSRELGIDVRNSIKSVAGQPYSTYIGNKALDFRDDLGGLNLSTVPKVFVESGNMRNPGDAAEFRSPAFRQKLALALADGIQAYLN; from the coding sequence GTGACCAGCAAAGCATTCGTGGCAGCCCTTGCGTTGTGCGGCCTGAGCGCCGCGGCCTGCGGCGGCGCTGTCAACGGCGCCACGGCGAGTTCGGTGCGGAACGACGGGCCCGTCTCATCGGCCACCCCCCAGGCGACCCACGCGGCCTCGGCCGCCACGCCCGCTCCGGCGGCGGGCAAGAGCGTGCCGGCCGAACCGTTGCGCGGCAAGGTCGTGGTCGTCGACCCGGGCCACAACGGGCTCAACTACAAATACCCCTCGAAGATCAACAAGCAGGTTGACGTCCTGACCCAGCACAAGGCCTGCGACACCACCGGCACCGCCACCGACAGCGGCTACAGCGAGGCGGCCTTCACCTGGGACGTCGCCCAGCGCCTGGCCAAGATCCTCAAGGAGCGCGGGGCGACGGTGAAGCTGACCAGGACCAGCAACTCCGGCGTGGGCCCGTGCATCACCCAGCGCGCGGCGATCGGCAACAAGGCCAAGGCGGACGCGGCGATCTCGATCCACGCCGACGGCGCGCCCGCGGCCGGCCACGGCTTCCACGTGATCATGCCGAAGAAGATCGGCGGACCGGTGGACCCGGTGGTGGGGAAATCCAGGGAGCTCGGCATCGACGTCCGCAACTCCATCAAATCCGTCGCCGGCCAGCCCTACTCCACCTACATCGGCAACAAGGCCCTGGACTTCCGCGACGACCTCGGCGGACTGAACCTCTCCACGGTTCCCAAGGTCTTCGTCGAGAGCGGCAACATGCGCAACCCGGGCGACGCGGCCGAGTTCCGGTCTCCGGCGTTCCGCCAGAAGCTGGCGCTCGCCCTCGCCGACGGGATACAGGCCTACCTCAACTAG
- a CDS encoding quinone-dependent dihydroorotate dehydrogenase, which yields MYRFVFTQVLSRFDAEDAHHLTLGALRLLSATPVVKRLVHRRLAPRDPALRVQAFGVHFPGPFGLAAGFDKDARCVEAMSALGFSHVEVGTITAHAQPGNARPRLFRLIRDRAIINRMGFNNAGASAAARVLARPRGVPAVVGVNIGKTKVVPEAEAVHDYVASARELAPLADYLVVNVSSPNTPGLRDLQAVDLLRPLLRAVKEVADSTPRRTPLLVKIAPDLADDDVDAVADLALELGLDGIIATNTTISREGVSSTETGGLSGRPLKARSLQVLRRLRARVGDRLVLISVGGVENVDDVWERLLAGATLVQGYSALIYEGPLWAHRIHRGLSRRLRRHGATELREIIGRTAT from the coding sequence ATGTATCGATTCGTGTTCACGCAGGTCCTCAGCCGCTTCGACGCGGAGGATGCGCACCATCTGACGCTCGGCGCGCTCCGCCTCCTCTCGGCGACGCCGGTGGTCAAGCGGCTCGTCCACCGCCGCCTCGCGCCACGCGACCCCGCCCTCCGCGTGCAGGCCTTCGGCGTGCACTTCCCCGGCCCGTTCGGGCTGGCGGCGGGCTTCGACAAGGACGCCCGCTGCGTGGAGGCCATGTCCGCACTCGGCTTCAGCCACGTCGAGGTCGGCACGATCACCGCGCACGCCCAGCCCGGCAACGCCAGACCCCGGCTGTTCCGCCTCATCAGGGACCGGGCGATCATCAACCGGATGGGCTTCAACAACGCCGGGGCGAGCGCCGCGGCCCGCGTGCTGGCCAGGCCCCGCGGCGTTCCGGCGGTCGTCGGCGTCAACATCGGCAAGACCAAGGTCGTGCCCGAGGCGGAGGCCGTCCACGACTACGTGGCCAGCGCCAGGGAGCTGGCCCCGCTGGCCGACTACCTGGTCGTCAACGTCAGCTCGCCGAACACTCCCGGCCTGCGCGACCTCCAGGCGGTCGACCTCCTGCGCCCCCTGCTCAGGGCGGTCAAGGAGGTCGCCGACAGCACCCCCAGGCGCACCCCGCTGCTGGTCAAGATCGCCCCCGACCTGGCCGACGACGATGTGGACGCGGTCGCCGACCTGGCCCTTGAGCTCGGGCTTGACGGCATCATCGCGACCAACACCACGATCAGCCGTGAGGGCGTCTCCAGCACCGAGACCGGCGGACTGTCGGGACGTCCGCTGAAGGCCCGCTCTCTGCAGGTGCTGCGCAGGTTGCGCGCCCGGGTGGGCGACCGCCTGGTGCTCATCTCCGTCGGTGGCGTCGAGAACGTGGACGACGTCTGGGAGCGCCTGCTCGCCGGCGCCACCCTGGTCCAGGGCTACAGCGCGTTGATTTACGAGGGTCCTCTGTGGGCCCATCGCATCCATCGCGGGCTGTCGCGCCGCCTCCGCCGGCACGGCGCCACCGAGTTGCGCGAGATCATCGGCCGCACCGCGACCTGA
- the lepB gene encoding signal peptidase I — protein MHVVAEDVEQSAKSDKKKKRSFWLEFPLLVVVSLLLALLIKSFVVQAFYIPSESMENTLLVNDRVLVNKLVYYTRDIERGDVVVFSGVDSWKGEVEIPEPSNPVAAALQWVGTVFGVVPGEKDYIKRVIGVPGDVVKCCDVKKRVTVNGVPLEEKDYLYPDDDPSDEPFEIKVPEGRLWVMGDHRSVSYDSRKHQGDPGGGTIPAEQVIGRAFVIVWPFSRATTIPIPETFSQPALEAAGVIGTQAPLLLGFTGAVPLVLWRRRRLLKRL, from the coding sequence GTGCACGTGGTCGCGGAAGACGTCGAGCAATCGGCCAAGAGTGACAAGAAGAAGAAGCGCTCGTTCTGGCTGGAGTTCCCCCTCCTGGTCGTGGTCTCCCTTCTGCTCGCGCTGCTGATCAAGAGCTTCGTCGTCCAGGCGTTCTACATTCCGTCGGAGTCGATGGAGAACACGCTTCTGGTCAACGACCGGGTCCTGGTCAACAAGCTCGTCTACTACACCCGCGACATCGAGCGCGGTGACGTCGTGGTCTTCTCCGGAGTCGACTCCTGGAAGGGCGAGGTCGAGATCCCGGAGCCGTCCAACCCGGTCGCGGCGGCCCTCCAGTGGGTCGGCACCGTCTTCGGCGTGGTGCCCGGCGAGAAGGACTACATCAAGCGGGTCATCGGCGTGCCCGGTGACGTCGTGAAGTGCTGCGACGTGAAGAAACGCGTCACGGTCAACGGGGTCCCGCTGGAGGAGAAGGACTACCTCTACCCGGACGACGACCCGTCGGATGAGCCTTTTGAGATCAAGGTGCCGGAGGGCCGGCTCTGGGTGATGGGCGACCACCGCTCGGTGTCGTACGACTCCCGCAAGCACCAGGGCGACCCGGGTGGCGGCACCATCCCCGCCGAGCAGGTGATCGGCCGGGCCTTCGTGATCGTGTGGCCGTTCTCCCGCGCCACCACGATCCCGATCCCCGAGACCTTCTCCCAGCCCGCACTGGAGGCCGCCGGGGTGATCGGCACGCAGGCCCCGCTCCTGCTCGGGTTCACCGGTGCGGTGCCCCTGGTGCTCTGGCGCCGCCGCCGGCTCCTGAAGCGGCTCTGA
- a CDS encoding glycoside hydrolase family 15 protein: protein MTLEPPVDVFCERSPFPPIADYGFLSDCEATALVAPSGNIEWLCLPRMDSPSVFAAILDRDAGGFRLGPADLRVPAARRYLPGTMVLETSWGTPTGWIIVRDLLLIGPWHHHDELSHTHRRAPTDYDASHVLLRTVRCVSGEMQITLDCEPVFDYGRRSAHWSYSDRGYHQAVAQGDGVNLELRLTTDMRLGFEASRATARTLLREGDTRFCALSWTAHEPPYTFADAYDRLVWTAHHWQHWLARGDFPDHPWRSYLERSALTLKGLTFAPTGALVAAATTSLPETPGGERNWDYRYAWIRDSTFALWGLYTLGFDWEADDFFWFIADVAERDDELQIMYGVDGERDLEEHILNHLDGYQGAKPVRIGNNAYKHHQHDVWGTVLDSFYLHTRSRDRLDERIWPILKRQVESAVTHWREPDRGIWEVRGQPKHFTSSKVMCWVAADRGARLARCRHDFDLAARWQTAADEIRADVCARGVTENGIFRQHYDTDALDASLLLLPLVHFLPSDDPRIRATVLAIADELTVDDLVMRYLSKETDDGLSGEEGTFTICSFWLVSALTEIKEQTRARRLCEKILSFASPLGLYAEELDPVTGRHLGNFPQAFTHLALINAVIHIIRAERDLLSGRTMQASDPESL, encoded by the coding sequence ATGACTCTCGAGCCACCGGTGGACGTGTTCTGCGAACGGTCCCCTTTCCCGCCGATCGCCGACTACGGCTTCCTGTCCGACTGCGAGGCAACCGCTCTGGTGGCGCCGAGCGGGAACATCGAATGGCTCTGCCTGCCCCGGATGGACTCACCCAGCGTGTTCGCCGCCATACTGGACCGGGACGCCGGAGGGTTCCGGCTCGGCCCCGCCGACCTCAGAGTGCCCGCCGCACGCCGATACCTGCCGGGCACCATGGTGCTGGAGACGAGCTGGGGCACCCCGACCGGCTGGATCATCGTCCGTGACCTGCTGCTCATCGGCCCCTGGCACCACCACGACGAGCTCTCCCACACCCACCGCAGGGCGCCCACCGACTATGACGCCAGTCACGTGCTGCTGCGCACCGTACGCTGCGTCAGCGGGGAGATGCAGATCACCCTCGACTGCGAGCCGGTGTTCGACTACGGCCGCAGGTCGGCCCACTGGTCCTACTCCGACCGGGGCTACCACCAGGCCGTCGCCCAGGGAGACGGGGTGAACCTGGAGCTCAGGCTCACCACCGACATGCGGCTGGGATTCGAGGCGTCACGGGCGACGGCGCGCACCCTGCTGCGAGAGGGGGACACGCGCTTCTGCGCGCTGTCCTGGACCGCTCACGAACCGCCCTACACCTTCGCGGACGCGTACGACCGGCTCGTGTGGACGGCTCACCACTGGCAGCACTGGCTTGCCAGAGGCGACTTCCCCGACCATCCCTGGCGCAGCTACCTGGAACGCAGCGCCCTCACCCTCAAGGGTCTGACCTTCGCCCCGACCGGGGCGCTGGTCGCGGCGGCGACCACCTCGCTGCCCGAGACGCCGGGCGGCGAGAGGAACTGGGACTACCGCTACGCCTGGATCCGCGACTCGACCTTCGCCCTCTGGGGCCTTTACACGCTCGGATTCGACTGGGAGGCCGACGACTTCTTCTGGTTCATCGCCGACGTCGCCGAACGGGACGACGAGCTCCAGATCATGTACGGCGTCGACGGCGAGCGCGACCTGGAGGAGCACATCCTCAACCACCTGGACGGCTACCAGGGGGCCAAACCCGTCCGGATCGGCAACAACGCCTACAAACACCACCAACACGACGTCTGGGGGACGGTCCTCGACTCCTTCTACCTTCACACCCGATCCCGGGACCGGCTGGACGAGCGGATCTGGCCCATCCTGAAACGCCAGGTCGAATCGGCCGTCACCCACTGGAGGGAGCCCGACCGGGGCATATGGGAGGTGCGAGGCCAGCCCAAGCACTTCACCTCGTCAAAGGTCATGTGCTGGGTGGCGGCCGACCGCGGCGCGCGGCTTGCCCGGTGCCGCCACGACTTCGACCTGGCGGCGCGCTGGCAGACGGCCGCCGACGAGATCCGCGCCGACGTCTGCGCCCGCGGGGTGACGGAGAACGGAATCTTCAGGCAGCACTACGACACCGACGCACTTGACGCCTCGCTTCTGCTCCTCCCTCTGGTGCACTTCCTGCCGTCCGACGACCCCAGGATCCGCGCCACCGTCCTGGCCATCGCCGACGAGCTGACCGTCGACGATCTCGTCATGCGCTACCTGAGCAAGGAGACCGACGACGGCCTGTCCGGTGAGGAGGGCACCTTCACGATCTGCTCGTTCTGGCTCGTGTCGGCGCTCACGGAGATCAAGGAGCAGACCCGTGCCCGCAGGCTCTGTGAGAAGATCCTCTCCTTCGCCAGCCCCCTGGGCCTCTACGCCGAGGAACTCGACCCCGTCACCGGGCGCCACCTGGGCAACTTCCCTCAGGCCTTCACCCACCTGGCCCTCATCAACGCGGTCATCCACATCATCCGGGCGGAACGCGACTTGCTGAGCGGGAGGACAATGCAAGCATCCGATCCGGAATCACTATGA